Proteins encoded within one genomic window of Leucoraja erinacea ecotype New England chromosome 24, Leri_hhj_1, whole genome shotgun sequence:
- the LOC129708877 gene encoding uncharacterized protein LOC129708877, producing MKKQAARCKRKALCILCLVLLLPLATPQTTTTPLCDYAKTLKMLTAKLHSWIKDLNDNLLPSIVQYEVLIDADAEKLQGECCFINITAQQLINAFNSLLKHFGKNATNYHAVNNISTWLTKLRNDFECTKPCMKQKPRIVTGCTSGLFAHSEACVSHYDSIIDRCGNQHTNDSSFPRDLNISLMLNSCRVVLHGDEATDSFAAEVCSQYLPAPSRPPPLTSPAAPRRTTMTNELGSAAEVTATLVNALKGDKIGGTKKTLLTDPAHRQDNVSQAASTHGGPTSEAQSMASTAVYPSLNGSAPSAITAKYETGHQGQTMDNFMPVIVICIALLVVMIVVSVFKIWKKMNWRMAHGWPRDYHAPGPHPGNSDNSLDDLHYEL from the exons GCACTCTGCATCTTGTGTCTTGTGTTGCTGCTGCCTCTGGCCACGCCTCAGACGACGACAACGCCATTGTGTGACTACGCGAAGACCCTCAAAATGTTAACTGCCAAGCTCCACAGTTGGATCAAGGACCTG AACGATAATCTTCTCCCAAGTATTGTACAATATGAAGTTTTAATcgatgcagatgctgaaaaactg CAGGGTGAATGCTGTTTCATTAACATCACTGCTCAACAGCTGATTAACGCCTTCAACAGCCTTTTGAAACACTTTGGAAAAAACGCAACTAATTATCATGCTGTCAATAATATATCGACTTGGCTAACAAAACTTCGGAATGATTTTGAG TGCACTAAACCGTGCATGAAGCAAAAACCAAGGATAGTTACTGGATGTACAAGTGGCCTGTTTGCACACAGTGAAGCATGTGTTTCCCATTATGACTCTATAATTGATCGCTGCGGAAACCAGCACACCAACGATTCCAGTTTCCCAAGAG ATCTCAACATTTCCCTGATGTTGAACTCCTGCCGGGTCGTCCTTCACGGTGATGAGGCCACGGACAGTTTCGCCGCTGAGGTTTGCTCGCAATATTTGCCCGCTCCCAGCCGGCCTCCGCCTCTCACTTCCCCAGCGGCTCCTAGACGGACTACGATGACCAACGAGCTGGGCTCCGCGGCGGAGGTAACCGCCACCCTGGTCAACGCGCTGAAGGGGGATAAAATCGGGGGAACCAAGAAGACACTGCTCACCGATCCAGCCCATCGCCAGGACAACGTGTCGCAGGCAGCAAGTACTCACGGCGGGCCTACATCTGAAGCCCAATCTATGGCCAGCACTGCAGTATACCCATCGCTAAATGGCAGCGCACCCAGTGCCATCACAGCAAAGTATGAAACTGGACACCAGGGCCAGACGATGGACAATTTTATGCCTGTAATCGTTATATGCATCGCATTACTTGTCGTGATGATCGTTGTATCCGTCTTCAAAATCTGGAAGAAAATG AATTGGAGGATGGCCCACGGATGGCCCAGAGACTACCACGCTCCAGGTCCCCATCCAGGCAACAG CGACAACTCTCTGGACGATCTCCATTACGAACTGTAA